The following are encoded together in the Rhinopithecus roxellana isolate Shanxi Qingling chromosome 5, ASM756505v1, whole genome shotgun sequence genome:
- the RNASE9 gene encoding inactive ribonuclease-like protein 9 isoform X3, giving the protein MMRTLITTHPLLLLLLLQQLLQPVQFQEVDTDFDSPENEMEDFEEYLEEFHRTGPTRPPTKEKVKKRVIIEPGMPLYDRDYCNAEIMRKNVYYKQRCVTEHYFLLMQYDELQKICYNRFVPCKNGIRKCNRSKGLVEGVYCNLTEAFEIPWCKYKSFYRKGYVLITCAWQNEIHKLIPHTINDLVEPPEHRSFLNEDGVFVIPP; this is encoded by the coding sequence ATGATGAGAACTCTGATCACCACACACCCACTGCTCCTGCTTCTATtgctgcagcagctgctgcagccagTGCAGTTTCAAGAGGTGGATACAGATTTTGATTCCccagaaaatgaaatggaagacTTTGAAGAGTATTTAGAAGAATTTCATAGGACAGGGCCCACCAGACCACCTAccaaagaaaaagtcaaaaaacgtGTCATTATTGAACCTGGAATGCCATTATATGATAGGGACTACTGTAATGCAGAAATCATGAGAAAAAATGTCTACTATAAACAGCGTTGTGTGACAGAACATTACTTCCTCCTTATGCAATATGACGAGCTGCAAAAAATCTGTTACAACAGATTTGTGCCATGTAAGAATGGAATTAGGAAATGCAACAGGAGCAAGGGTCTTGTAGAAGGAGTGTATTGTAATTTAACAGAAGCATTTGAAATACCATGGtgtaaatataaatcattttataggAAGGGCTATGTCCTTATCACCTGTGCATGGCAAAATGAAATACACAAACTTATTCCTCATACTATAAATGATCTCGTGGAGCCACCCGAACACAGAAGTTTCCTCAATGAGGATGGTGTCTTTGTCATACCGCCCTAG
- the RNASE9 gene encoding inactive ribonuclease-like protein 9 isoform X2, producing the protein MPLAFKKFQLVRTQEKPRRLHSTVSTGKMMRTLITTHPLLLLLLLQQLLQPVQFQEVDTDFDSPENEMEDFEEYLEEFHRTGPTRPPTKEKVKKRVIIEPGMPLYDRDYCNAEIMRKNVYYKQRCVTEHYFLLMQYDELQKICYNRFVPCKNGIRKCNRSKGLVEGVYCNLTEAFEIPWCKYKSFYRKGYVLITCAWQNEIHKLIPHTINDLVEPPEHRSFLNEDGVFVIPP; encoded by the exons ATGCCCCTTGCATTTAAG AAATTTCAATTAGTGAGAACCCAGGAAAAACCAAGACGCCTACATTCCACAG TGTCTACGGGAAAAATGATGAGAACTCTGATCACCACACACCCACTGCTCCTGCTTCTATtgctgcagcagctgctgcagccagTGCAGTTTCAAGAGGTGGATACAGATTTTGATTCCccagaaaatgaaatggaagacTTTGAAGAGTATTTAGAAGAATTTCATAGGACAGGGCCCACCAGACCACCTAccaaagaaaaagtcaaaaaacgtGTCATTATTGAACCTGGAATGCCATTATATGATAGGGACTACTGTAATGCAGAAATCATGAGAAAAAATGTCTACTATAAACAGCGTTGTGTGACAGAACATTACTTCCTCCTTATGCAATATGACGAGCTGCAAAAAATCTGTTACAACAGATTTGTGCCATGTAAGAATGGAATTAGGAAATGCAACAGGAGCAAGGGTCTTGTAGAAGGAGTGTATTGTAATTTAACAGAAGCATTTGAAATACCATGGtgtaaatataaatcattttataggAAGGGCTATGTCCTTATCACCTGTGCATGGCAAAATGAAATACACAAACTTATTCCTCATACTATAAATGATCTCGTGGAGCCACCCGAACACAGAAGTTTCCTCAATGAGGATGGTGTCTTTGTCATACCGCCCTAG
- the RNASE9 gene encoding inactive ribonuclease-like protein 9 isoform X1, with protein sequence MPLAFKKFQLVRTQEKPRRLHSTDQDGAEASRSLSTGKMMRTLITTHPLLLLLLLQQLLQPVQFQEVDTDFDSPENEMEDFEEYLEEFHRTGPTRPPTKEKVKKRVIIEPGMPLYDRDYCNAEIMRKNVYYKQRCVTEHYFLLMQYDELQKICYNRFVPCKNGIRKCNRSKGLVEGVYCNLTEAFEIPWCKYKSFYRKGYVLITCAWQNEIHKLIPHTINDLVEPPEHRSFLNEDGVFVIPP encoded by the exons ATGCCCCTTGCATTTAAG AAATTTCAATTAGTGAGAACCCAGGAAAAACCAAGACGCCTACATTCCACAG ATCAAGATGGTGCAGAGGCTTCACGTTCTC TGTCTACGGGAAAAATGATGAGAACTCTGATCACCACACACCCACTGCTCCTGCTTCTATtgctgcagcagctgctgcagccagTGCAGTTTCAAGAGGTGGATACAGATTTTGATTCCccagaaaatgaaatggaagacTTTGAAGAGTATTTAGAAGAATTTCATAGGACAGGGCCCACCAGACCACCTAccaaagaaaaagtcaaaaaacgtGTCATTATTGAACCTGGAATGCCATTATATGATAGGGACTACTGTAATGCAGAAATCATGAGAAAAAATGTCTACTATAAACAGCGTTGTGTGACAGAACATTACTTCCTCCTTATGCAATATGACGAGCTGCAAAAAATCTGTTACAACAGATTTGTGCCATGTAAGAATGGAATTAGGAAATGCAACAGGAGCAAGGGTCTTGTAGAAGGAGTGTATTGTAATTTAACAGAAGCATTTGAAATACCATGGtgtaaatataaatcattttataggAAGGGCTATGTCCTTATCACCTGTGCATGGCAAAATGAAATACACAAACTTATTCCTCATACTATAAATGATCTCGTGGAGCCACCCGAACACAGAAGTTTCCTCAATGAGGATGGTGTCTTTGTCATACCGCCCTAG